A single window of Caldimicrobium thiodismutans DNA harbors:
- a CDS encoding NIL domain-containing protein, translating into MPKMWLHLIFPEEQIKKPVIYRMAVRYNVVPNIRRANVTEKVGEMVLELSGKKENLEKAIKYLKRLKIKVEPVTGDIVE; encoded by the coding sequence ATGCCTAAGATGTGGCTTCATTTAATATTTCCCGAAGAACAAATTAAAAAACCTGTAATTTACAGAATGGCTGTGAGATACAATGTGGTTCCAAATATTCGCAGAGCTAATGTTACTGAAAAGGTAGGGGAGATGGTTTTAGAACTTAGCGGAAAAAAGGAAAATCTTGAGAAGGCTATAAAATACTTGAAAAGATTGAAGATAAAGGTTGAACCTGTAACCGGGGATATTGTAGAATGA
- a CDS encoding ubiquitin-like small modifier protein 1: MAVKVRIPTPLLSLTGGKKEVEAEGATIKELIEDLERRYPGLKERLCDEEGNLRRFINFFVNDEDIRFLQGEETPIKDGDVVSIVPAIAGG, translated from the coding sequence ATGGCTGTAAAGGTTAGAATCCCAACTCCTCTTTTATCCTTAACTGGTGGTAAAAAGGAAGTTGAAGCTGAAGGGGCAACGATTAAGGAACTAATTGAAGATCTTGAGAGAAGGTATCCAGGGCTTAAGGAGAGACTTTGTGATGAAGAGGGAAATCTTCGGAGATTCATTAATTTCTTTGTAAATGATGAAGATATTCGGTTTTTACAGGGTGAGGAGACCCCTATAAAGGATGGAGATGTGGTCTCCATTGTGCCAGCAATAGCAGGTGGATAA
- the thrC gene encoding threonine synthase, whose translation MFVKGLKCRECGRKYPKEPIFVCEWCFGPLEVEYDYSAIKKVFSQKELEKRPPNIWRYRELLPIDGEPVCGLNTGFTPLFSAQNLAQALGIKKCYIKDDSVNHPTLSFKDRVVAVALSKAREFGFKTVACASTGNLANSVASQSRASGFDCYVFVPYDLETSKILSSLIYGVNLVAVYGNYDEVNRLCAEIAMTFRWAFVNVNLRPYYAEGSKTYGFEIADQLGFRAPQNIVIPAASGSLVTKIYKGLAEFYQLGLIPEFKTRFFIAQAEGCAPIVNAFKEGANIIKPVKPKTIAKSIAIGNPADGVYALEIVRKTGGYAEAVSDEEVIEGIKLLAETEGVFTETAGGVTVAVTKKLIEKEILPRDEEVVICITGNGLKTQEVVVNHLKPLIRIKPNLEDFKKHIKGGE comes from the coding sequence ATGTTTGTTAAAGGGCTTAAATGTAGAGAATGTGGAAGAAAATATCCCAAAGAGCCCATTTTTGTTTGCGAATGGTGTTTTGGACCTCTTGAGGTGGAATATGATTATTCTGCCATAAAAAAGGTATTTTCTCAAAAAGAACTTGAAAAAAGACCACCAAATATCTGGAGATATCGGGAACTTCTCCCTATTGATGGGGAGCCTGTTTGCGGTTTGAATACTGGCTTTACCCCTCTTTTTTCTGCCCAAAATCTGGCACAGGCCTTAGGGATAAAAAAATGCTATATAAAGGATGATTCAGTGAACCATCCTACTCTTTCTTTTAAAGACCGTGTGGTTGCTGTGGCACTTTCAAAGGCACGGGAATTTGGTTTTAAAACTGTTGCCTGTGCATCAACGGGAAATCTTGCCAATTCTGTGGCATCACAATCAAGGGCAAGTGGGTTTGATTGTTATGTTTTTGTGCCCTATGATCTTGAGACCTCAAAAATTCTTTCTTCCTTGATTTATGGAGTAAATCTTGTTGCAGTTTATGGAAATTATGATGAGGTAAACAGGCTTTGTGCAGAGATTGCTATGACCTTTCGCTGGGCTTTTGTAAATGTCAATTTAAGACCCTACTATGCAGAGGGGTCAAAAACTTATGGATTTGAAATAGCTGACCAGCTTGGCTTCAGAGCTCCTCAGAATATAGTTATTCCTGCTGCCTCAGGATCACTTGTTACTAAAATCTACAAAGGTTTAGCTGAGTTTTACCAGCTCGGGCTTATTCCGGAATTCAAAACAAGATTTTTTATAGCTCAGGCAGAGGGTTGTGCTCCTATTGTAAATGCCTTTAAAGAAGGAGCCAATATTATTAAGCCTGTGAAACCCAAAACCATTGCCAAATCCATTGCTATTGGAAATCCTGCAGATGGGGTCTATGCCTTGGAGATAGTTAGAAAAACTGGTGGCTATGCAGAGGCGGTAAGTGATGAGGAGGTTATTGAGGGAATAAAACTTCTTGCAGAAACTGAAGGGGTCTTCACAGAAACTGCAGGGGGAGTAACGGTGGCTGTTACCAAAAAGCTTATTGAAAAGGAAATCCTTCCACGGGATGAAGAGGTAGTTATCTGTATTACTGGAAATGGCCTTAAAACCCAGGAAGTAGTAGTTAATCATTTGAAACCTCTAATCAGAATTAAACCCAATCTTGAAGATTTCAAAAAACACATAAAGGGAGGTGAGTAG
- a CDS encoding Mov34/MPN/PAD-1 family protein, protein MNFKKRVILPEELKGAIERWGRTCYPEEACALLIGKREDHTFKIVKIKPVENVWPVKEERKRRYQIDPKDFLITEREAEASGFEVLGIFHSHPHYPALPSSFDEEVAWEGYLYLIGRIEKEGLKDLRVFFFEEGKFKEEILEIVP, encoded by the coding sequence ATGAACTTTAAAAAAAGGGTAATTTTACCTGAGGAACTTAAAGGTGCAATTGAAAGATGGGGAAGGACTTGTTATCCAGAAGAGGCCTGTGCTCTCCTCATCGGGAAAAGGGAAGACCATACCTTTAAAATAGTAAAAATAAAACCTGTAGAAAATGTTTGGCCAGTTAAAGAAGAAAGAAAAAGAAGATATCAAATTGATCCCAAGGATTTTCTAATTACGGAAAGAGAAGCTGAGGCCTCTGGATTTGAAGTCTTAGGAATCTTTCATTCTCATCCCCATTATCCAGCCTTACCCTCTTCCTTTGATGAGGAAGTGGCTTGGGAAGGATATCTTTATCTCATAGGGCGGATTGAAAAAGAAGGATTGAAGGACCTCAGGGTTTTCTTTTTTGAAGAAGGAAAATTTAAAGAAGAAATCCTTGAAATTGTTCCTTAG
- a CDS encoding PLP-dependent cysteine synthase family protein, whose amino-acid sequence MREDQSFKNLFIFKDIYNMIGNTPLIDLGIFLKGNKGVKLYAKAEWYNPGGSVKDRPAREIILSAEREELLKPGKRLLDATSGNMGIAYTLLARQRGYGVTLCLPSNASPERIKLLKIFGAELILTDPLEGIDGAILKARELYEREAELYYYADQYSNPANYLAHYKTTGPEIWEGTSGRITHFVAGLGTGGTMMGVGRYLKEKNPEIKLVGIQPDSPLHGIEGLKHMPSALKPAIYDESILDEVIFVKTEEAYFFVKALLERLSLFVGISSGAALAGALKIASSLKEGVIVTLFPDSGHKYLSERFWHEL is encoded by the coding sequence ATGAGAGAAGATCAAAGTTTTAAAAATTTATTTATATTTAAAGATATATATAACATGATTGGGAATACTCCTCTTATTGATCTGGGAATTTTCTTAAAAGGTAATAAAGGGGTTAAGCTTTATGCGAAGGCGGAGTGGTATAATCCTGGGGGCTCAGTAAAAGACCGTCCTGCAAGGGAAATTATTTTATCTGCAGAAAGAGAGGAGCTTTTAAAACCAGGAAAGAGACTTCTTGATGCCACATCTGGCAACATGGGAATTGCCTATACTCTTCTTGCCAGACAGAGGGGTTATGGGGTAACTCTGTGTCTTCCATCCAATGCAAGCCCTGAAAGAATCAAGCTTCTTAAGATCTTCGGGGCAGAACTCATTCTTACCGATCCCCTTGAGGGAATTGATGGGGCTATACTCAAGGCAAGGGAACTTTATGAAAGAGAGGCAGAACTCTATTATTATGCAGATCAATATAGTAATCCTGCCAATTATTTAGCTCATTATAAAACCACAGGTCCTGAGATTTGGGAGGGCACCTCAGGGAGAATAACCCACTTTGTGGCAGGGCTTGGAACAGGAGGCACCATGATGGGAGTGGGAAGGTATCTAAAGGAGAAAAATCCTGAGATTAAGCTTGTTGGGATTCAGCCAGATAGTCCCCTTCATGGAATTGAAGGACTGAAACATATGCCCAGTGCCTTAAAGCCTGCTATCTACGATGAAAGTATTCTTGATGAGGTAATTTTTGTTAAAACTGAAGAGGCTTATTTCTTTGTGAAGGCTTTACTTGAAAGGCTTTCCCTTTTTGTTGGGATCTCCTCTGGGGCAGCTCTTGCAGGAGCTCTTAAAATAGCTTCAAGCCTTAAGGAAGGAGTAATTGTTACCCTCTTCCCAGATAGCGGACATAAGTATCTAAGTGAGAGGTTCTGGCATGAACTTTAA
- a CDS encoding DsrE family protein, protein MRIAEGLLSSGEKVKIFFTGEGVEALELETTQFNLKELFYKILQNGGEFFS, encoded by the coding sequence ATGAGAATTGCAGAGGGTTTGTTATCCTCTGGAGAAAAAGTAAAAATTTTCTTTACAGGAGAGGGTGTTGAGGCTCTTGAATTAGAAACCACGCAATTTAATCTTAAAGAGCTTTTTTATAAAATCCTTCAAAATGGGGGAGAATTTTTTTCCTGA
- a CDS encoding DsrE family protein produces MGKIGVVINTSEAENFYNALRFSLVALEEGHEVKIFAMGKGVEVLTLSEEKILTLMREVIEKNGKIVA; encoded by the coding sequence ATGGGGAAAATTGGGGTAGTGATTAACACCTCTGAAGCTGAAAATTTTTACAATGCCTTGAGGTTTTCACTGGTTGCCCTTGAAGAGGGCCATGAGGTTAAAATCTTTGCCATGGGAAAAGGCGTTGAGGTTTTAACCCTAAGTGAGGAAAAAATTCTTACTCTTATGAGGGAGGTTATTGAAAAAAATGGGAAGATTGTTGCTTGA
- a CDS encoding ATP-binding protein, giving the protein MQKKLPIGISSFEKIRSEPYYYVDKTPFVAKLVEEGTYYFLSRPRRFGKSLFVDTLKQAFLGRKEFFQGLYLEKNWDWSVRYPVIHISFGGRTFKGEEHLITYILEQLEKNQETLGVPCSEKTLYDGCFEELILKCYEKYKQKVVVLIDEYDKPILDCIEDRETAKRIRDILVKFYIILKPLDRYLKFVLLTGVLKFYMSSIFSGLNFLNDITLSRKYSTICGFTQKELEEVFREELQDKDLELIRCWYNGYSWLGEPVYNPFDVLLYLEKRTFHPYWFETGTPSFLVKLLMEKRFYLPELEDLTATDDLIGTFDLDYIEPENLLFQVGYLTIKETIEEEGLILYKLSYPNKEVKISLNRVLFSYFTQLSSERPRLSLKMIEAVRERDFEKMKRVLEGLYAGIPHDWFRKNELSRYEGYYVSCFYAFLCGSGLEVIPEDITNKGQIDLTVIYRERVYLFEFKVFEGEEGEAKALAQLKEKGYHKKYEGKSKEIYLIGIEFSSGERNIKDFSWEKMS; this is encoded by the coding sequence ATGCAGAAAAAACTTCCCATTGGAATTTCAAGCTTTGAAAAGATTAGAAGTGAGCCCTATTATTATGTGGATAAAACTCCATTTGTTGCAAAACTTGTTGAAGAGGGAACTTATTATTTTCTCTCTCGCCCAAGGAGATTTGGAAAATCCCTTTTTGTGGACACCCTGAAACAGGCCTTCCTTGGAAGAAAGGAGTTTTTCCAGGGGCTTTATCTTGAGAAAAACTGGGACTGGAGTGTCAGGTATCCTGTTATTCATATAAGTTTTGGGGGAAGAACCTTCAAAGGAGAGGAACATCTAATAACTTATATTCTTGAACAACTTGAGAAAAATCAAGAAACTCTTGGAGTCCCCTGTTCAGAAAAAACCCTTTATGATGGCTGTTTTGAGGAATTAATTCTTAAGTGTTATGAAAAATATAAGCAAAAAGTTGTAGTTCTTATTGATGAGTATGACAAACCTATTCTTGATTGCATTGAGGATAGAGAAACTGCAAAAAGAATAAGAGATATTCTTGTAAAATTTTACATTATTCTAAAGCCCCTTGATAGATATCTCAAATTTGTTCTTTTAACAGGGGTTTTAAAATTTTATATGTCTTCAATTTTCTCAGGTTTAAATTTCTTAAATGATATTACTTTAAGCAGAAAGTATTCAACTATTTGCGGATTCACTCAAAAGGAGCTTGAAGAAGTTTTCAGAGAAGAATTGCAAGATAAGGATTTAGAGCTTATAAGATGCTGGTATAATGGTTATTCCTGGCTTGGGGAACCAGTTTACAACCCCTTTGATGTGCTTCTTTATCTTGAGAAAAGAACCTTTCACCCCTACTGGTTTGAAACTGGGACTCCCAGTTTTCTTGTAAAGCTTTTAATGGAGAAGCGTTTTTATCTTCCCGAGCTTGAAGACCTAACTGCAACTGATGACCTTATTGGCACCTTTGACCTTGACTATATTGAACCAGAAAACCTTCTCTTTCAGGTAGGTTATTTGACCATTAAAGAAACTATTGAAGAGGAAGGGTTAATTCTCTATAAGCTTTCTTATCCAAATAAAGAGGTAAAAATTAGCTTAAACAGAGTTCTTTTTTCTTATTTTACTCAGCTCAGTTCAGAAAGACCAAGGCTATCTCTTAAGATGATTGAGGCAGTGAGGGAGAGGGATTTTGAGAAGATGAAGAGGGTTCTTGAGGGTCTTTACGCAGGGATACCCCATGATTGGTTCAGGAAAAATGAGCTTTCCCGTTATGAGGGGTATTATGTAAGTTGTTTTTATGCCTTTTTATGTGGGTCCGGGCTTGAGGTGATACCTGAGGATATAACGAATAAGGGGCAGATAGATTTGACAGTGATCTATAGGGAAAGAGTTTATCTTTTTGAGTTCAAGGTGTTTGAGGGAGAGGAGGGAGAAGCTAAAGCCTTAGCTCAACTTAAGGAGAAGGGTTATCATAAGAAGTATGAGGGGAAGTCTAAGGAGATTTATCTTATTGGGATTGAGTTTTCTTCAGGGGAGAGAAATATCAAAGATTTTTCCTGGGAAAAGATGTCATAG
- a CDS encoding helicase-related protein translates to MKAHTDLTFIVNEPGHTLKDRFEKLIKDCKFFDCLVAYFYISGFHAISKALEKTERIRILIGLGINKEAYELVKSAKDRPQNLCQLSHSETKEIIEKAIVDELADSEDSLQVEEGVKKFVEWIRSEKLQIRAYPSQTLHAKLYIMTFKEGDRDIGRVITGSSNFTYSGLVDNLEFNVELKNRADYEFAKSKFEELWRDSVDVNEKFIQTINEKTWLNQNITPYELYLKFLYEYFKEELSRTDEIFTKYLPENFKRFEYQEQAILNAKKILEEYGGVFISDVVGLGKTYVATMLAAQLDGRTLVIAPPALLNENNPGSWINIIRDFHIPAKCCSIGKLDEAKAFIERYENTDHPVKNIIIDESHRFRNETTISYEDIAEICRGKRVILVSATPYNNSPTDILAQIKLFQNPRKSTIPGVPNLEDFFGKLEARLKKVDRQKDYNKFLEITKINAKEIRDKVLKYLMVRRTRSEIEKYFAEDLNKNNVKFPDVENPKPFYYQLNDDEDRIFMETVKLITQDFNYARYKPLLYLKKSISPLEAQSQRNMGGFMKVLLVKRLESSFYAFRKSIDRFIRSYETFIKEYEKGNVYISKGYINKIFELLEQGDDETIQRLIDEGKAERYDSEDFSPDFEKDLKNDLEILKKIKSMWENIKRDPKIQKLINELKNNSILKNKKIIIFTESKETAEYLTEHINSEIGEIALLFHGSSSESIRDKVIENFDARAKNKRSYYRILVTTEVLSEGVNLHQSNIVINYDIPWNPTRLMQRVGRINRIDTPHDRIYIFNFFPTRQADSEIELTNIARSKIEAFLTLLGGDSAILTEGEPVSSHELFDKLLSKKTITEEDEEEESELKYLRIIEDIRDKNPELFERIKGLPKKARSAKAGCNTGTLAYESNTDKNVCATSDALLTFFRKGKLMKFFLSNKEKTIELDFITAAKILESTQDEKRVKLPLKSYYELLNKNKNAFFNATMEEEMIETTGRRGGGSSSVKLLKILKATQKNSKQLTEEQEDYLKKVITRLEEGSLPKQTVKRILSELNKLGTEIQNPLKVIGILQREISPAFLKSHYAETSAITEGKREVILSLYLAR, encoded by the coding sequence ATGAAGGCACACACAGATTTAACTTTCATAGTAAATGAACCAGGGCATACTCTTAAAGATAGATTTGAGAAACTGATAAAAGATTGCAAATTTTTTGATTGTTTGGTTGCTTATTTTTATATAAGCGGGTTTCACGCCATATCCAAAGCACTTGAAAAAACTGAGAGAATAAGAATTCTTATTGGGCTTGGGATAAATAAAGAAGCCTATGAGTTAGTTAAAAGCGCAAAAGATAGACCTCAAAATTTATGTCAACTCTCTCATTCAGAAACAAAAGAAATCATTGAAAAGGCGATAGTAGATGAGTTGGCTGATTCAGAAGATAGTCTTCAAGTTGAAGAGGGAGTTAAAAAATTTGTTGAATGGATAAGATCAGAGAAATTACAAATAAGGGCTTATCCTTCTCAAACTCTTCATGCGAAATTATATATTATGACTTTTAAAGAAGGTGATAGAGATATAGGAAGAGTAATTACTGGTTCAAGTAATTTTACCTATTCAGGCCTTGTGGATAATCTTGAATTTAATGTAGAGCTTAAAAACCGAGCAGACTATGAATTTGCAAAAAGTAAATTTGAAGAATTATGGAGAGATTCAGTTGATGTAAATGAAAAATTTATTCAAACAATAAATGAAAAAACCTGGCTTAATCAAAATATTACCCCTTATGAGCTTTATCTTAAATTTTTATACGAATATTTTAAAGAGGAATTATCAAGAACAGATGAAATATTTACAAAATATTTGCCAGAAAATTTTAAAAGATTTGAATATCAAGAGCAAGCAATTTTAAATGCTAAAAAGATACTGGAAGAGTATGGAGGTGTTTTTATTTCCGATGTAGTAGGTCTCGGGAAAACCTATGTTGCCACTATGCTTGCAGCGCAACTTGATGGAAGAACGCTTGTTATAGCACCACCAGCGCTTCTCAATGAAAACAACCCAGGGTCATGGATAAATATTATTCGTGACTTTCATATACCTGCTAAATGCTGTTCAATTGGCAAACTTGATGAAGCAAAAGCATTTATAGAAAGATATGAAAATACAGATCATCCTGTAAAAAACATAATTATAGATGAATCACATCGTTTTAGAAATGAAACTACAATTAGTTATGAAGATATTGCTGAAATTTGTCGAGGAAAAAGAGTTATATTGGTTTCAGCAACCCCTTATAATAACTCACCAACGGACATTCTTGCCCAGATAAAGCTCTTTCAGAATCCGAGAAAAAGCACTATCCCTGGTGTCCCAAACCTTGAAGATTTCTTTGGTAAACTTGAGGCAAGATTAAAGAAAGTTGACAGGCAGAAAGATTATAACAAATTTCTTGAGATAACAAAAATTAATGCAAAAGAAATACGTGATAAAGTTTTGAAATATTTAATGGTTAGAAGAACAAGAAGTGAAATTGAAAAATATTTTGCAGAGGATCTGAATAAAAACAATGTTAAATTTCCAGATGTAGAGAACCCAAAGCCCTTTTATTATCAGTTAAATGATGATGAAGATAGAATTTTCATGGAAACAGTTAAACTCATAACACAAGATTTCAACTATGCTCGTTATAAACCATTACTTTATTTAAAGAAATCAATTTCCCCGCTTGAAGCGCAGTCTCAAAGGAATATGGGGGGTTTCATGAAAGTGCTTCTTGTAAAGCGTTTGGAGAGTAGTTTCTATGCATTTAGAAAAAGTATTGATAGATTTATCAGGTCATATGAGACGTTTATTAAAGAATATGAAAAAGGAAATGTATATATAAGCAAAGGATATATAAACAAAATTTTTGAACTTTTAGAACAAGGAGATGATGAAACAATTCAAAGATTAATAGATGAGGGAAAGGCAGAAAGATATGATAGTGAAGATTTCAGTCCTGATTTTGAAAAAGATTTAAAGAATGACCTTGAAATTTTGAAAAAGATAAAATCAATGTGGGAGAATATAAAAAGAGATCCAAAAATTCAAAAGTTAATCAACGAATTAAAAAATAATTCTATTCTTAAAAATAAAAAAATAATTATCTTTACTGAATCTAAAGAAACGGCAGAGTATTTAACTGAGCATATAAACAGCGAAATTGGAGAAATAGCTTTGCTCTTTCATGGTAGCTCTTCTGAAAGTATCCGAGATAAAGTTATAGAAAATTTTGATGCAAGGGCAAAAAATAAGAGGAGTTATTATAGAATTCTTGTTACAACTGAGGTTCTCTCAGAGGGAGTTAATCTTCATCAGTCAAACATTGTAATAAATTATGATATACCCTGGAATCCTACAAGGCTGATGCAGAGAGTTGGAAGAATTAACAGGATAGACACTCCGCATGATAGAATTTACATTTTTAACTTTTTCCCTACAAGGCAAGCGGATTCTGAAATTGAACTTACAAATATTGCTCGCTCAAAAATAGAGGCATTTTTAACATTACTGGGTGGTGATTCAGCCATTTTAACAGAGGGAGAACCAGTCTCTTCTCATGAACTCTTTGATAAGCTTCTTTCAAAGAAAACCATCACTGAGGAAGATGAAGAGGAGGAAAGTGAGCTGAAATACTTAAGAATTATTGAAGATATTCGTGATAAAAATCCAGAACTTTTTGAGAGAATAAAAGGACTTCCAAAGAAAGCTCGCTCTGCAAAGGCAGGATGTAACACAGGCACTCTTGCCTATGAAAGTAACACAGACAAGAATGTCTGTGCTACCAGTGATGCCTTACTTACATTTTTTAGAAAAGGAAAACTTATGAAATTTTTTTTATCCAATAAAGAAAAAACAATTGAGCTTGATTTTATAACTGCTGCAAAAATTCTTGAAAGCACACAGGATGAAAAAAGAGTAAAGCTTCCCCTTAAAAGTTATTATGAATTGCTTAATAAGAATAAAAATGCTTTCTTTAATGCAACTATGGAAGAGGAAATGATTGAGACGACTGGTAGACGAGGTGGTGGAAGTAGTTCTGTTAAACTTCTAAAAATTTTAAAAGCAACACAAAAGAATAGTAAGCAACTGACAGAAGAACAAGAAGACTATCTTAAAAAAGTAATAACCCGTTTAGAAGAAGGTTCCTTACCTAAACAGACAGTTAAGAGGATACTCAGTGAACTAAATAAATTAGGAACAGAGATTCAAAATCCCTTAAAGGTTATTGGAATTCTTCAGAGAGAAATATCTCCTGCTTTTCTTAAAAGCCATTATGCAGAAACCTCAGCAATAACAGAAGGAAAAAGGGAAGTTATACTATCACTTTATTTAGCAAGGTGA
- a CDS encoding nucleotidyltransferase family protein: MTKIEEIKEKIRELKPVLQEKYKVSEIGIFGSYVRGEQKKKSDLDILVDFYEVPDLWSFIELQDFLSKELKVKVDLVMKSALKPYIGKIILQEVIYI; this comes from the coding sequence ATGACAAAAATTGAAGAGATTAAAGAAAAAATAAGAGAACTAAAACCTGTGCTTCAAGAAAAATATAAAGTTAGCGAGATAGGCATCTTTGGCTCTTATGTGAGAGGAGAGCAGAAAAAGAAAAGCGACCTTGATATCCTTGTTGATTTTTATGAAGTTCCTGACCTGTGGTCATTCATTGAACTTCAAGATTTTCTATCAAAAGAATTAAAAGTTAAAGTTGACCTTGTTATGAAATCCGCCCTTAAGCCATATATAGGAAAAATTATCTTACAAGAGGTAATTTATATATGA
- a CDS encoding HepT-like ribonuclease domain-containing protein, translating into MREIRDYLIDIKTECEYLMSKSKNLDYESFIVNEELKRAFVRSLEIIGEASKHIPKELRRKYSQIRWKSVIGMRNILIHEYFEVDYMVLWKVIKEKIPELYEVIKNMLEEVNKNE; encoded by the coding sequence ATGAGAGAAATAAGAGACTATCTGATAGACATAAAAACTGAATGTGAATATTTAATGAGCAAAAGTAAAAATTTAGACTATGAAAGTTTTATCGTAAATGAGGAACTGAAAAGAGCATTTGTAAGAAGCCTTGAAATCATTGGAGAAGCCAGTAAGCACATTCCAAAAGAGTTGAGAAGAAAATACTCTCAAATCAGATGGAAAAGTGTTATAGGAATGAGAAACATTTTGATTCATGAATATTTTGAAGTTGATTACATGGTTTTGTGGAAAGTCATTAAAGAAAAAATACCAGAGTTGTATGAAGTGATAAAAAATATGCTTGAAGAGGTAAACAAAAATGAATAG